The Candidatus Poribacteria bacterium genome has a window encoding:
- a CDS encoding Gfo/Idh/MocA family oxidoreductase — MATNDRVRIGVIGVGSISVRGILPHLTQDDVQDRLEVTAVCDPVPGRAQAASEKFNVPYAYQTYDELLADGHVDAVSIASPIGLHYEQGKLAIEHGLHAHFNKTMTTTVDEADDLIESAARKGVKLVASPGQMLRPIHQEIRRLINEGAIGTLTWAATGSAFGRYHENESVRHGDDLLSNINPAWYFRKPGGGPLYDMTVYGLHTMTGILGPVKRVTAFSGVRVKEREFRGEMLPCDMDDNTFILLDFGDAFFGFIYGAAAGHGIKGGLAIHGTAGAIEGSTLNGEPIDAPKRELPHVVGPHRNIQESHVYEDIMQLVDWIREDKPTIVTAEHARHVIEIFDAGYRSAETGQAQDLRTTF, encoded by the coding sequence ATGGCAACCAATGACAGAGTACGCATCGGTGTCATCGGTGTAGGAAGTATCTCAGTGCGTGGCATCCTTCCGCATCTCACCCAAGATGATGTCCAAGATAGATTAGAGGTAACCGCTGTCTGTGACCCGGTCCCCGGTAGGGCACAAGCGGCATCTGAAAAATTCAACGTTCCGTATGCATATCAGACCTACGACGAACTCTTGGCGGACGGACATGTAGACGCTGTTAGCATCGCATCACCCATCGGCTTGCATTATGAACAAGGAAAACTTGCGATTGAGCACGGTTTACACGCCCATTTCAACAAGACGATGACAACCACCGTTGATGAGGCGGACGACCTTATTGAATCGGCGGCACGTAAAGGCGTGAAGTTAGTGGCTTCTCCCGGACAGATGCTCCGCCCGATTCATCAAGAGATCCGCAGGCTCATCAATGAAGGTGCCATCGGAACGTTGACATGGGCAGCGACGGGTTCCGCTTTCGGACGGTATCACGAAAACGAATCGGTTCGGCACGGCGACGATCTACTCTCGAATATCAACCCTGCATGGTACTTCCGCAAACCGGGCGGTGGTCCGCTCTATGATATGACCGTCTACGGTCTGCACACAATGACCGGTATTCTTGGACCCGTGAAGCGTGTAACAGCGTTCTCTGGTGTTCGCGTCAAGGAACGTGAATTCCGAGGCGAGATGCTCCCTTGTGATATGGACGATAACACCTTTATTCTCCTTGACTTCGGCGATGCCTTCTTCGGTTTTATCTATGGTGCCGCGGCAGGACATGGGATCAAGGGTGGATTGGCAATTCACGGGACGGCTGGCGCAATCGAAGGCAGCACCCTTAACGGAGAACCGATTGACGCACCGAAAAGGGAGTTACCGCACGTCGTGGGACCGCATCGTAATATTCAGGAATCACACGTCTATGAGGATATTATGCAGCTTGTGGATTGGATCCGCGAGGATAAACCGACAATTGTCACGGCGGAGCATGCGCGGCACGTCATAGAAATTTTTGATGCAGGGTACCGATCCGCAGAGACAGGACAAGCACAAGACTTGCGTACAACGTTTTGA
- a CDS encoding PfkB family carbohydrate kinase, which translates to MPKALCIGELLIDFVSTTPDVTLAEAPGFVKAPGGAPANVAVGLAKLGVDAGFIGKVGADAFGDFLRETLQQNSVNTDYLISGEGSRTTLAFVATRSDGMKDITFYRHPGADIQLSPNEINIDYVQSAELFHYGSVSLSHLPSREATLHAIQSARAGGARLSYDPNLRLMLWDNATDAKRWIWQAMPYADVVKISEEEWEFVTGDADLEQGIKRILGLGVKLLVVTLGERGCYYTNGFAEGFVDGFIVNVVDTLGAGDAFVAAMLTQLRQYMDLTALEKDQLDPIMRYANAAGALATQKVGVIPALPTPADIEGFL; encoded by the coding sequence ATGCCAAAAGCTTTATGTATTGGTGAACTCCTTATAGACTTTGTTTCCACAACGCCTGATGTGACACTCGCTGAAGCTCCAGGATTTGTCAAAGCACCCGGCGGTGCCCCCGCCAATGTTGCCGTTGGCTTAGCCAAGCTCGGTGTGGATGCCGGATTTATTGGTAAAGTGGGCGCGGATGCGTTCGGCGATTTCCTGCGCGAGACGCTTCAACAGAACAGTGTTAATACCGATTACCTCATTTCAGGCGAAGGGTCTCGGACGACCTTAGCGTTCGTCGCCACACGCTCCGACGGCATGAAAGACATCACCTTCTATCGACACCCGGGTGCCGACATCCAACTCTCTCCTAACGAAATTAACATTGACTATGTTCAATCAGCAGAACTATTCCACTACGGTTCTGTTAGTCTCAGCCATCTGCCGAGTCGGGAAGCGACACTCCACGCGATCCAGTCAGCAAGAGCAGGCGGTGCCCGCCTCTCCTACGACCCAAATCTACGCTTGATGCTTTGGGACAATGCCACCGATGCTAAACGTTGGATCTGGCAGGCGATGCCCTACGCGGATGTCGTCAAAATTTCAGAAGAGGAATGGGAATTTGTTACAGGTGATGCAGATTTGGAACAAGGCATTAAACGCATCCTTGGACTCGGTGTGAAATTGCTCGTTGTTACATTAGGGGAGCGTGGATGTTATTATACAAACGGTTTTGCTGAAGGTTTTGTTGATGGATTCATCGTTAACGTGGTGGATACATTGGGGGCGGGAGATGCCTTCGTCGCTGCCATGCTCACACAATTAAGGCAGTATATGGATCTTACCGCGCTTGAAAAAGATCAACTGGATCCTATCATGCGATATGCGAATGCCGCAGGCGCATTGGCAACGCAGAAGGTTGGTGTAATTCCAGCACTCCCTACGCCTGCTGATATTGAAGGTTTCCTATAG
- a CDS encoding TonB-dependent receptor translates to MESLNRSGILLLASFTILVVAVMSVQAATLNITVTDTRTGNELNDVSITITSEDSTVATGTSDATGTLEISDLAAGVYTITASSPGYTDAVVSDIALADDETKPLEVALSSAAIQLEQISVTASRRREKVLEAPASVALVGDSEIKDRVSPSVTEHLKSVRAVDVVTAGLGASYVVVRGFNNVFSGSLLSLVDNRIASVPSLRVNSYNFIPTINEDIEQIEIVSGPGAALYGPNSANGVMHIITRSPFTSQGTTISVGGGERSILMGSVRHAGVVNETIGYKFSGNYFRGNDWEEGRAKEDVEGPGEPIFDTYKASGEFRVDYSPSEDMTTILASGFTQATGIELTGIGAGQAKDWTYGYLQGRFIYKDLFAQAFWNRSNAGDTYILRTGQPTIDNSDLYVGQIQHGYNFGDRQRFTYGADLLLTRPDTEGSINGRNEDDDNINEIGVYLQSETKILSQLKFIAAGRIDDHNQLEDMVLSPRVALAYQPNDDHNLRVTYNRAFNTPTTSNLFLDILSAKDAFQLGANFQPALGFSPAIDVRAEGVNADTGFTFKRSANGRPEFRSVFSPVAARPVDVYIPLDDPSFTNVMWGVGRSAVLSGVQPVFEANLKQTFTAEALPALLQAQSPVTIQGIVSELPAEVVQLLPPTLQEPGAIAALPAEVVQGLVPQVIQGLPAPVLEELAASLVTDLSAGFEALIPTQVDGVKNVLRSLDPEAGNFIDVEDVNDVDALKPTITQTYEVGYKGILVNKLAFSVDVYHSRINDFVGPLVVETPNVFLDAETLSASLGAQITAALADPKNAVLSQAVLAFDAPEQGGNGDGSPVEELVRLFIAGTDNNGAAFIPFGTVTPEQASDPNAVMLTYRNYGDISLNGLDVSFTYYLNPSLSFGANYSFVSKDLFEDVEGLGDIALNAPKNKFGASIQYFNADLGLGIGLRTRFVAGFPVRSGVYIGDIESYYTIDLNAGYEIPVGPRPRLSLTVQNLLNRRHQQFIGSPEIGRLSMVRLTQTF, encoded by the coding sequence ATGGAATCACTAAATCGATCTGGTATTTTATTATTGGCTTCATTCACTATTTTGGTTGTTGCTGTAATGTCGGTGCAAGCCGCCACTTTGAACATTACGGTGACGGATACCCGAACTGGCAACGAACTAAACGATGTTTCTATTACCATCACATCCGAGGACAGCACTGTTGCTACAGGGACCAGCGATGCAACCGGCACACTTGAAATTTCAGACTTGGCTGCTGGGGTCTATACGATTACTGCATCGTCTCCCGGTTATACCGATGCAGTCGTGTCAGACATCGCGCTTGCTGACGATGAAACAAAACCTTTAGAAGTTGCACTCTCTTCAGCGGCTATCCAACTTGAACAGATTTCCGTTACGGCATCGCGTCGTCGAGAAAAGGTGCTTGAAGCACCGGCATCCGTTGCACTTGTTGGGGATTCGGAAATAAAAGACCGAGTCTCACCAAGTGTTACGGAGCACTTAAAATCGGTACGTGCGGTAGATGTCGTGACCGCTGGACTTGGGGCATCGTATGTTGTTGTCCGTGGCTTCAACAACGTTTTTTCGGGTTCACTTTTGTCGCTCGTTGACAATCGCATTGCGAGTGTGCCTTCGCTGCGGGTCAATAGTTACAACTTCATTCCGACGATAAACGAAGATATTGAGCAGATTGAAATCGTCTCTGGTCCTGGCGCGGCACTCTACGGTCCGAACAGTGCCAACGGTGTGATGCACATCATCACTCGCTCACCCTTCACCTCCCAAGGAACGACCATTAGCGTTGGCGGCGGTGAACGGAGTATACTCATGGGTTCCGTGCGACACGCTGGCGTTGTCAACGAAACAATCGGTTATAAGTTTTCAGGAAATTATTTTCGAGGAAACGATTGGGAAGAGGGGCGCGCAAAAGAAGATGTTGAAGGTCCTGGAGAACCGATATTTGATACTTACAAAGCCAGTGGTGAGTTTCGCGTTGATTATAGTCCAAGTGAGGACATGACCACAATTCTTGCCAGTGGTTTCACACAAGCCACTGGTATTGAACTAACAGGTATTGGTGCTGGTCAAGCGAAGGACTGGACTTATGGTTACCTCCAAGGGCGATTCATTTACAAAGACCTCTTTGCACAAGCCTTTTGGAATCGTAGCAATGCAGGAGATACCTATATTCTGCGAACAGGTCAACCAACCATAGACAATTCTGATTTGTATGTCGGACAAATTCAGCACGGTTACAACTTTGGTGATCGGCAACGCTTTACTTACGGTGCAGATCTATTACTGACCCGTCCGGATACGGAAGGGTCAATTAACGGCCGCAACGAGGACGATGACAATATCAATGAGATAGGTGTCTATTTGCAGTCAGAGACAAAAATCCTTTCGCAGTTAAAGTTCATTGCTGCTGGGCGAATTGATGACCACAATCAACTTGAGGATATGGTCCTCTCCCCACGTGTCGCGCTTGCCTATCAACCCAACGACGACCATAATTTGAGAGTAACTTATAACCGTGCCTTCAATACGCCAACCACTTCAAACCTGTTTCTTGATATTTTGTCGGCAAAAGATGCATTTCAGTTGGGGGCAAACTTTCAACCAGCATTAGGCTTCAGTCCGGCTATTGATGTAAGGGCAGAAGGCGTGAACGCCGATACGGGGTTCACCTTTAAGAGAAGTGCCAACGGACGACCAGAGTTTCGCTCGGTCTTCTCACCGGTGGCAGCGCGTCCAGTGGACGTTTACATACCGCTTGACGATCCGAGTTTTACCAACGTTATGTGGGGTGTCGGGCGCAGTGCTGTCCTGAGTGGCGTTCAACCGGTTTTTGAAGCGAACCTAAAGCAGACCTTCACTGCTGAGGCACTTCCAGCCCTCCTTCAAGCCCAATCTCCGGTGACAATCCAAGGGATAGTCTCTGAGCTACCGGCGGAAGTGGTTCAACTCCTGCCCCCAACATTGCAGGAACCCGGGGCGATTGCTGCACTGCCGGCGGAAGTGGTTCAAGGGTTGGTACCACAAGTGATTCAAGGACTGCCAGCCCCTGTCTTAGAAGAACTCGCTGCATCCCTGGTAACCGACCTCTCCGCCGGATTTGAGGCACTCATCCCGACACAGGTAGACGGTGTCAAAAATGTTCTCCGCTCGCTCGACCCAGAGGCAGGTAACTTTATTGACGTTGAAGATGTCAATGATGTTGATGCGCTGAAACCAACGATTACACAAACGTATGAAGTCGGATACAAAGGGATTCTCGTGAATAAGTTGGCTTTCTCGGTCGATGTCTATCATTCACGCATTAACGATTTCGTCGGGCCCCTGGTCGTTGAGACACCGAATGTGTTCTTAGATGCCGAAACATTAAGTGCCTCGCTCGGCGCACAGATCACAGCAGCGTTAGCCGATCCGAAAAATGCAGTGCTTAGCCAAGCCGTGCTCGCGTTTGACGCGCCTGAACAAGGCGGGAACGGCGACGGTTCACCGGTTGAGGAGTTGGTCAGGTTGTTTATAGCAGGTACCGACAACAATGGGGCAGCTTTCATTCCGTTCGGCACGGTCACCCCAGAACAAGCATCAGACCCGAACGCGGTCATGCTCACCTATCGTAACTATGGGGACATTTCGCTCAACGGGTTGGATGTGTCGTTTACCTATTATCTCAATCCGAGTTTGAGTTTCGGGGCAAACTATTCGTTCGTCAGCAAGGACCTTTTTGAGGATGTTGAAGGACTTGGGGACATCGCACTCAACGCGCCAAAAAATAAATTCGGGGCGAGTATTCAATACTTTAACGCGGATCTCGGATTAGGCATAGGACTCCGAACGCGTTTTGTGGCAGGCTTCCCTGTGAGATCGGGTGTTTATATCGGTGATATTGAATCGTATTATACGATTGATTTAAACGCTGGCTATGAAATACCCGTCGGTCCCAGACCGCGCCTCTCGTTGACGGTCCAAAACCTCCTGAATCGTAGACACCAGCAATTTATTGGATCTCCCGAAATCGGGCGTTTGTCAATGGTGCGCTTGACCCAGACTTTCTAA